One genomic window of Arvicanthis niloticus isolate mArvNil1 chromosome 24, mArvNil1.pat.X, whole genome shotgun sequence includes the following:
- the Rflna gene encoding refilin-A isoform X2 — protein sequence MRSRLLPVFFGESIEVDPEPAHEIRCNSEVTYASERYFRDKIFYVPVPTVTAYSETIVAAPNCTWRSYRSQLTLEPRPRALRFGSTAIIFPKLARSSFRTTLHCSLGQPRHWYSSSLQLRRCGDPAPSSGGPDVL from the exons ATGAGGTCGAGGCTGCTGCCTGTGTTCTTTGGGGAGAGCATCGAGGTGGACCCAGAACCTGCACATGAAATCCG CTGCAACTCTGAGGTCACCTATGCCTCAGAGAGATACTTCCGCGACAAGATCTTCTACGTTCCGGTGCCCACGGTCACCGCCTACAGCGAGACCATAGTGGCAGCGCCCAACTGCACGTGGCGGAGCTACCGCAGCCAGCTGACCCTGGAGCCCCGCCCACGGGCCCTGCGCTTCGGAAGCACCGCCATCATCTTCCCCAAACTGGCCCGCAGCTCCTTCCGCACCACGCTGCACTGTAGCCTCGGCCAGCCACGGCACTGGTACTCCTCCAGCCTGCAGCTGCGGCGGTGTGGGGACCCCGCACCCAGTTCTGGTGGCCCCGATGTACTCTGA